A window of the Bacteroides thetaiotaomicron VPI-5482 genome harbors these coding sequences:
- a CDS encoding NAD(P)H-dependent oxidoreductase encodes MNKDLRKVVILLAHPNMKESQANKALIDAVSDIEGVAVFNLYDQQGASFDVDEWSKIISDASALIYQFPFHWMAAPSLLKKWQDEVFTFLSKTPAVAGKPLTVVTTTGSEYEAYRSGGRNRFTVDELLRPYQVSAIHSGMSWQTPVVVYGMGTADAGKNIAEGANLYKQRVEMLIGSSNAGNNW; translated from the coding sequence ATGAATAAAGATTTAAGAAAAGTGGTGATTCTCCTGGCGCATCCCAATATGAAGGAATCACAAGCAAACAAAGCACTGATTGATGCTGTGAGTGATATTGAAGGCGTAGCAGTATTCAATCTTTACGACCAGCAAGGCGCTTCTTTTGATGTTGACGAATGGAGCAAAATCATTTCCGATGCTTCCGCCCTCATTTATCAATTTCCCTTTCATTGGATGGCTGCGCCGTCATTGCTCAAAAAATGGCAGGACGAAGTATTCACCTTCCTTTCCAAGACTCCGGCAGTAGCCGGGAAACCATTGACAGTAGTAACCACCACAGGTTCCGAATATGAAGCATACCGTAGCGGAGGCAGAAACCGCTTCACAGTGGATGAGCTTTTACGTCCTTATCAGGTTAGTGCCATTCATTCGGGGATGTCGTGGCAAACGCCTGTTGTTGTTTACGGAATGGGAACCGCAGATGCGGGAAAGAACATCGCTGAGGGAGCCAACTTGTATAAGCAACGGGTAGAAATGCTGATCGGCAGCAGCAATGCAGGAAATAACTGGTGA
- the nspC gene encoding carboxynorspermidine decarboxylase — translation MIDFTQFPSPCYIMEEELLRKNLCLIKSVADRAGVEIILAFKSFAMWRSFPIFREYVEHSTASSVYEARLALEEFGSKAHTYSPAYTEQDFPEIMRCSSHITFNSMAQFRRFYPMTVAEGSGISCGIRVNPEYSEVETELYNPCAPGTRFGMTADLLPDTLPKGIEGFHCHCHCESSSFELERTLQHLEEKYSRWFPQIKWLNLGGGHLMTRKDYDTEHLIKLLQDLKARYPHLQIILEPGSAFTWQTGVLTSEVVDIVESRGIKTAILNVSFTCHMPDCLEMPYQPAVRGAEMGNEGEFIYRLGGNSCLSGDYMGLWSFDHELQIGERIVFEDMIHYTMVKTNMFNGIHHPAIALWTKEGKAEIYKQFSYEDYRDRMS, via the coding sequence ATGATAGATTTCACCCAATTTCCTTCTCCTTGCTATATTATGGAGGAAGAACTCTTGCGAAAGAACCTGTGTCTGATAAAAAGCGTAGCCGACAGGGCAGGAGTAGAGATTATTCTCGCCTTCAAGTCATTCGCCATGTGGCGTTCATTTCCGATATTCCGCGAATACGTGGAGCATTCCACAGCAAGTTCTGTGTATGAAGCGCGTCTGGCATTGGAAGAATTTGGAAGTAAAGCCCATACTTATTCTCCTGCGTATACGGAACAGGATTTTCCGGAAATCATGCGTTGCAGCAGCCACATCACTTTTAATTCAATGGCACAGTTCCGTCGTTTCTATCCGATGACAGTGGCCGAAGGAAGCGGAATCTCCTGCGGTATCCGTGTGAATCCCGAATATTCGGAAGTAGAAACAGAACTTTATAATCCGTGCGCACCCGGTACCCGTTTCGGAATGACCGCCGACTTATTACCGGATACCTTGCCCAAAGGAATCGAAGGTTTCCATTGTCATTGTCACTGCGAATCTTCTTCTTTCGAGCTGGAACGTACTTTGCAGCATCTGGAAGAGAAATACTCCCGCTGGTTCCCGCAAATTAAATGGCTGAATCTGGGAGGCGGGCATCTGATGACCCGAAAAGATTATGATACAGAACATCTGATTAAATTATTGCAAGACCTGAAAGCACGATATCCTCATTTGCAGATCATCCTTGAACCCGGTTCTGCTTTTACATGGCAGACAGGAGTCCTGACTTCGGAAGTGGTAGATATCGTTGAGAGTCGCGGTATCAAGACGGCTATTCTGAATGTGAGTTTCACCTGCCACATGCCCGATTGTCTGGAAATGCCTTATCAGCCTGCCGTTCGTGGTGCGGAGATGGGGAATGAAGGAGAATTTATTTATCGTTTGGGAGGTAATTCTTGTTTGAGTGGTGATTATATGGGATTATGGAGTTTCGATCATGAGTTGCAGATCGGAGAACGGATTGTGTTCGAAGATATGATTCACTATACTATGGTCAAGACAAATATGTTTAACGGAATCCATCATCCCGCCATCGCTTTGTGGACAAAAGAAGGGAAAGCGGAAATATACAAGCAATTTTCTTATGAAGACTATCGGGACCGAATGAGTTGA